A single region of the Prevotella sp. HUN102 genome encodes:
- a CDS encoding NUDIX domain-containing protein — translation MHVLDKFGYCPVCGSQHFEEQSEKSKKCEACGFEYFLNPSASVAAFILNGKGELLVVRRKINPGKGTLDLPGGFADIGETIDEALLREIKEETNLDVVAATYFETVPNKYRYSDFDIPTLDAFFVCDVANEEELRASDDASEALWLPLKDIHTEEFGLRSIRRALFDFLKMKLGESK, via the coding sequence ATGCACGTATTAGATAAGTTTGGCTACTGTCCTGTCTGTGGCAGTCAGCATTTTGAAGAACAGAGTGAGAAGAGCAAGAAGTGCGAGGCTTGTGGCTTTGAGTATTTCCTGAATCCCAGTGCTTCCGTTGCGGCATTCATACTGAACGGGAAGGGCGAATTGCTTGTGGTAAGAAGGAAGATAAACCCCGGAAAGGGAACGCTGGACCTGCCGGGAGGATTTGCTGATATAGGCGAAACCATTGATGAGGCACTGCTTCGTGAGATAAAGGAGGAAACGAACCTTGACGTTGTGGCTGCCACCTATTTTGAAACGGTGCCGAACAAGTATCGTTACAGCGATTTTGATATTCCCACACTCGATGCTTTTTTCGTCTGCGATGTTGCCAATGAGGAGGAACTGCGAGCAAGCGACGACGCTTCTGAGGCTCTTTGGCTTCCCTTGAAAGATATTCATACGGAAGAGTTCGGGCTTCGCTCGATTCGCAGGGCATTGTTCGACTTTCTGAAAATGAAGTTGGGAGAATCTAAATAA
- the topA gene encoding type I DNA topoisomerase: MQENLVIVESPAKAKTIEKFLGDDFKVMSSYGHIRDLKKKELSIDLDTLEPDYEIPEEKKKIVGELKKSAKAAKKVWLASDEDREGEAISWHLCEVLGLDEAKTSRIVFHEITKPAILAAIESPRRLDMNLVNAQQARRVLDRLVGFRLSPVLWRKVKPALSAGRVQSVAVRLIVEREREIQAFVSEPYYRVNAIFAVTSEDGSKNEVKAELSKRFKTHEEALAFLDLCKTAKFTVSSVAKKPLQRTPAAPFTTSTLQQEAARKLGFTVSQTMMVAQRLYEAGRITYMRTDSVNLSSLAINTAKAEIAKLYGEEYSKVRNYHTKAKGAQEAHEAIRPTYMDNATIDGTSQEKRLYDLIWKRTVASQMADARIDKTTVNIGIIDGNGKSDDSLQFIATGEVIVFDGFLKVYRESTDDDDNNAEELSHALPVINEGDELERRDIVSTERYSMGPSRYTEASLVHKLEELGIGRPSTYAPTISTIQQREYVQKGDKKGDERHYVVDTLQGLKVSSKNKKEMVGADKGKLIPTDIGIVVNDFLLNNFPDIMDYNFTAKVEQEFDKISEGKAAWNKEMKNFYKSFEPEVEAVMNARSEHKAGERELGTDPASNKPVFVKIGRFGPVVQIGSADDEEKPRFAQLPSDKSMETLTLEDALELFKLPRKVGQFEGSDVVIGAGRFGPYVMHNKKYVSLPKDENPLTVTLDTAIHLIQEKRLQDAQRHLKTFAEDPKMEVMNGRYGPYIAYDGKNYRMPKVLHEKAAELTYDECMEIVKNAPEPKPARSRAKK; the protein is encoded by the coding sequence ATGCAAGAAAATCTGGTAATAGTAGAGAGCCCGGCAAAGGCTAAGACAATTGAGAAATTTTTGGGAGACGACTTTAAGGTTATGTCTTCCTACGGACATATACGCGACCTGAAAAAGAAGGAACTGAGTATCGACTTGGATACTTTGGAGCCGGATTATGAAATTCCTGAAGAGAAGAAAAAGATAGTAGGCGAACTCAAGAAGAGTGCAAAGGCTGCCAAGAAGGTTTGGTTGGCATCCGATGAGGACCGTGAGGGGGAGGCCATCAGTTGGCACCTTTGCGAGGTTCTCGGTTTGGATGAGGCGAAGACGAGCCGTATCGTGTTCCACGAAATTACCAAGCCGGCGATTCTCGCAGCCATAGAAAGTCCACGCCGACTGGATATGAATCTCGTAAATGCACAGCAGGCGCGCAGAGTGCTCGACCGTCTGGTGGGTTTCCGTCTTTCTCCCGTGTTGTGGCGCAAGGTAAAACCCGCCTTGAGTGCCGGTCGTGTGCAGAGCGTGGCAGTACGGTTGATTGTGGAACGTGAGCGCGAGATTCAGGCTTTCGTGTCAGAACCCTACTATCGTGTGAATGCCATTTTTGCAGTAACGAGTGAAGATGGCTCAAAGAACGAAGTGAAGGCTGAACTCAGTAAGCGTTTCAAGACGCACGAAGAGGCTTTGGCATTCCTCGATTTGTGTAAGACGGCAAAATTCACGGTTTCATCGGTTGCAAAGAAGCCTTTGCAGCGCACTCCGGCAGCTCCTTTTACCACTTCTACATTGCAGCAGGAAGCTGCGCGCAAGCTCGGATTTACGGTCAGCCAGACGATGATGGTGGCGCAGCGGCTCTACGAAGCCGGCCGCATCACGTATATGCGTACCGACAGCGTGAATCTTTCGTCGCTGGCTATCAATACGGCGAAGGCCGAAATTGCTAAGCTCTACGGTGAGGAATACAGCAAGGTACGCAATTACCACACGAAGGCGAAGGGAGCACAGGAGGCTCACGAGGCTATTCGCCCCACTTATATGGACAATGCAACCATAGACGGAACCAGTCAGGAGAAGCGTCTCTATGATTTGATATGGAAACGCACGGTAGCGTCGCAGATGGCTGATGCACGAATCGATAAAACCACGGTAAACATCGGAATTATCGACGGAAACGGTAAGTCGGACGACAGCCTGCAATTCATTGCGACGGGCGAAGTGATTGTGTTCGACGGATTCCTGAAGGTATATCGTGAATCGACTGACGACGATGACAACAATGCTGAAGAGCTTTCACACGCATTGCCGGTTATAAATGAGGGCGATGAATTGGAACGCCGCGACATTGTTTCTACCGAACGATATTCAATGGGGCCGAGCAGATACACCGAAGCAAGTTTGGTTCACAAACTGGAAGAGCTGGGAATCGGCCGTCCTTCCACTTATGCGCCTACAATTTCCACCATTCAGCAGCGCGAGTATGTTCAGAAAGGCGACAAGAAAGGCGACGAACGTCATTATGTTGTCGATACATTGCAGGGGTTGAAAGTCTCTTCAAAGAACAAGAAAGAGATGGTGGGCGCCGATAAGGGCAAACTCATCCCGACGGATATCGGTATCGTGGTGAACGATTTCCTCTTGAACAACTTCCCTGATATTATGGATTACAACTTCACGGCAAAGGTGGAGCAGGAATTTGACAAGATTTCGGAAGGAAAGGCAGCTTGGAATAAGGAGATGAAGAACTTCTACAAGAGTTTTGAACCCGAAGTTGAGGCTGTGATGAATGCTCGTTCGGAGCATAAGGCAGGCGAACGCGAGTTGGGAACAGACCCTGCAAGCAACAAGCCTGTGTTTGTAAAGATTGGCCGTTTTGGTCCTGTCGTGCAGATTGGTTCAGCAGACGATGAGGAAAAACCCCGCTTTGCACAGCTTCCGTCCGACAAGAGTATGGAAACGCTGACATTGGAGGATGCTTTGGAACTTTTCAAACTCCCCCGTAAGGTCGGGCAGTTCGAAGGTTCCGACGTAGTTATCGGCGCAGGAAGGTTTGGACCGTACGTGATGCACAACAAAAAATACGTTTCCTTACCGAAGGATGAAAACCCATTGACTGTTACGCTCGACACGGCTATCCATCTGATTCAGGAAAAACGCTTGCAGGATGCACAGCGTCATCTGAAGACTTTTGCGGAAGATCCGAAGATGGAGGTAATGAACGGTCGATATGGCCCCTACATTGCATACGACGGAAAGAACTACCGTATGCCAAAGGTACTTCACGAAAAGGCTGCCGAGCTTACCTACGACGAGTGTATGGAAATCGTAAAGAACGCCCCCGAGCCGAAACCGGCACGCAGTAGGGCAAAAAAATAA
- a CDS encoding shikimate kinase — MAEYQQRTARRIIIIGYMGAGKTTVGKALAKELGIPFYDLDWYIESRMRKTVKQIFDEKGEEGFRRIERNMLHEVAEFENVVVSCGGGTPCFFDNMDYMNEKGDTLYLKATPEVLYGHLKMGKSVRPLLLNKTPEEVKTFIAEQMKHREPYYMKAKHVLDVNLMDDYKKIKISVEEARKLLNL; from the coding sequence ATGGCAGAGTATCAGCAGCGGACAGCAAGACGAATCATCATTATCGGCTATATGGGAGCCGGTAAGACCACCGTTGGCAAGGCTTTGGCAAAGGAACTTGGCATACCTTTCTATGATTTGGACTGGTACATAGAGAGCCGTATGCGCAAAACCGTAAAGCAGATATTCGATGAAAAGGGCGAAGAAGGCTTCCGCCGGATAGAAAGGAATATGCTGCACGAGGTTGCTGAATTTGAGAATGTGGTGGTTTCCTGTGGTGGAGGCACGCCTTGTTTCTTCGATAATATGGATTATATGAATGAAAAAGGCGATACGCTCTATCTGAAGGCAACGCCGGAAGTGCTCTATGGCCATCTGAAAATGGGAAAATCGGTGCGCCCTCTTCTGCTGAACAAGACACCGGAAGAAGTAAAGACCTTCATCGCCGAGCAGATGAAACACCGCGAACCCTACTATATGAAAGCTAAACACGTGCTGGACGTGAACCTGATGGACGATTACAAGAAAATCAAAATATCAGTAGAGGAAGCCAGAAAACTCCTCAATCTTTGA
- the speA gene encoding biosynthetic arginine decarboxylase, whose protein sequence is MKKWTIEDSKELYNINGWGTSYFGINETGDVYVTPCKDNVQVDLRDVMDELILRDVTPPVLLRFPDILDNRIEKTSSCFDKAKKEYDYKGDNFIIYPIKVNQMQPVVEEIISHGKKFNLGLEAGSKPELHAVLAVQCQSDSLIICNGYKDQSYIELALLAQKMGKRIFIVVEKLNEIDIIAKAAKKLNVKPNLGIRIKLASTGSGKWSESGGDASKFGLTSAELLRALSILEDKDLKDSVRLIHFHIGSQITKIRRIQTALTEAAQYYVNLRKMGYNVDFVDCGGGLGVDYDGTRSSSSESSVNYSIQEYVNDCVYTFVDAANKNDIPHPNVITESGRSLAAHHSILVIDVLETASLPEMPEEFEAKETDHQLVRELYKIWDNLDSRNMLEDWHDAEQIREECLELFSHGMVDLKTRAEIEAMYWSVCNEINTLAKNMKHAPEELRSLDKLLADKYFCNFSLFQSLPDSWAIDQLFPVMPIQRLNERPTRKATLQDITCDSDGKISNFVAGGRASHVLPVHTLKRNEPYYLGVFLVGAYQEILGDLHNLFGDTNAVHLSVKDGSYHIDQIFDGETVEEVLEYVQYNPKKLVRQLEIWVTKSVKQGKISLEEGKEFLSTYRNGLYGYTYLE, encoded by the coding sequence ATGAAAAAATGGACAATTGAAGACTCGAAGGAACTCTACAACATCAACGGTTGGGGTACTTCTTACTTTGGCATCAATGAAACCGGCGATGTCTACGTAACTCCCTGTAAGGATAACGTACAGGTGGATTTGCGCGATGTAATGGACGAACTGATTCTCCGCGACGTTACTCCTCCGGTGCTCCTTCGCTTCCCCGATATTCTCGACAACCGTATCGAGAAGACTTCTTCCTGTTTCGACAAGGCAAAGAAGGAATACGATTATAAAGGCGACAACTTCATTATCTATCCAATCAAGGTCAATCAGATGCAGCCGGTGGTGGAAGAGATTATCTCGCACGGCAAAAAGTTCAACCTCGGACTGGAAGCCGGCTCCAAACCGGAGTTGCACGCAGTGCTTGCAGTGCAGTGTCAGAGCGATTCGCTGATTATCTGCAACGGATATAAGGATCAAAGCTACATTGAATTGGCGTTGCTTGCACAGAAGATGGGCAAGCGCATCTTCATCGTTGTGGAGAAACTGAACGAAATCGACATTATCGCCAAGGCTGCAAAGAAGCTCAATGTGAAGCCAAACCTCGGTATTCGCATCAAGTTGGCATCCACCGGTTCGGGCAAATGGTCGGAAAGTGGAGGCGATGCGTCGAAGTTTGGTCTTACGTCAGCCGAACTTTTGCGTGCCCTTTCCATCCTCGAAGACAAGGATCTGAAGGACAGCGTGCGACTGATTCACTTCCATATCGGATCGCAGATAACGAAAATCCGCCGCATTCAGACGGCACTTACCGAGGCTGCACAGTATTATGTGAACCTCAGAAAGATGGGCTACAACGTAGATTTCGTGGATTGTGGAGGCGGTCTCGGCGTAGATTACGACGGAACACGCTCTTCAAGCAGCGAGAGTTCCGTGAATTACAGTATTCAGGAATACGTGAACGACTGTGTTTACACATTCGTTGATGCGGCAAACAAGAACGACATTCCCCACCCGAACGTAATCACGGAGAGCGGCCGCAGCCTTGCCGCCCACCATTCCATCCTCGTAATCGACGTGCTGGAAACGGCATCGCTGCCCGAAATGCCCGAAGAATTCGAGGCAAAGGAGACCGATCATCAGCTTGTGCGCGAACTTTACAAGATATGGGACAATCTCGACTCGCGCAATATGCTGGAAGACTGGCACGATGCCGAGCAGATCCGCGAGGAATGTCTCGAACTTTTCTCTCACGGAATGGTAGACCTGAAGACCCGTGCAGAGATAGAAGCGATGTACTGGAGCGTCTGCAACGAAATAAACACGCTGGCAAAGAATATGAAGCACGCCCCCGAAGAACTGCGCAGTCTCGACAAACTGCTGGCAGATAAATACTTCTGCAACTTCTCTCTGTTCCAGTCGCTTCCCGACAGTTGGGCAATCGACCAGCTTTTCCCCGTGATGCCGATACAGCGGCTGAACGAGCGTCCTACGCGCAAGGCCACCTTGCAGGACATAACCTGCGACAGCGACGGCAAGATATCCAATTTCGTAGCGGGAGGCCGTGCCAGTCATGTACTTCCGGTGCATACGCTGAAGCGCAACGAACCTTATTATCTCGGTGTTTTCCTCGTAGGAGCCTATCAGGAAATCCTCGGCGACCTGCACAATCTCTTTGGAGATACCAATGCCGTTCATCTTTCCGTGAAAGACGGCAGCTATCACATCGACCAGATATTCGACGGAGAAACCGTGGAAGAAGTATTGGAGTACGTGCAGTACAATCCGAAGAAACTTGTCCGTCAGTTGGAAATCTGGGTTACGAAGAGCGTTAAGCAGGGAAAAATCTCGCTCGAGGAAGGCAAGGAGTTCCTGAGCACCTACCGGAATGGGCTTTACGGCTACACCTATCTGGAATAG
- a CDS encoding RNA polymerase sigma factor, which yields MKKVSFRNDVLPLKNELFRLALRITLNREEAEDVVQDTLIKVWDKRYEWDTIDSIEAFSLRICHNLSLDRIKKKDNNNGSLEDEHVSEPRGSSNPQELMIQQDRVRLVREIIDSLPEKQRSCMQLREFEGKQYKEIADILGITEEQVKVNIFRARQTVKQRYQKIDNYGL from the coding sequence ATGAAAAAAGTCAGTTTCAGAAACGATGTGCTGCCTTTGAAGAACGAACTCTTCAGGCTTGCCCTTCGCATCACGCTCAATAGAGAAGAAGCCGAGGACGTCGTGCAAGATACGCTGATAAAGGTCTGGGACAAGCGATATGAGTGGGATACGATAGACTCGATAGAGGCTTTCAGCCTGAGAATCTGCCACAACCTCTCGCTCGACCGGATAAAAAAGAAGGACAACAATAACGGTTCTCTCGAAGACGAACACGTCAGCGAGCCGCGGGGTTCCTCCAATCCTCAGGAATTGATGATTCAGCAAGACCGCGTAAGACTGGTAAGGGAAATCATCGATTCGCTTCCCGAAAAGCAAAGAAGCTGTATGCAGCTCCGAGAGTTTGAAGGAAAGCAATACAAGGAAATTGCCGATATACTCGGAATTACTGAAGAACAGGTTAAGGTAAACATCTTCAGAGCCCGACAAACGGTAAAGCAAAGGTATCAGAAAATAGACAATTATGGATTATAA
- a CDS encoding carbohydrate kinase, whose amino-acid sequence MKQVIVGLGEALWDCLPEGKKIGGAPANFAFHAGQFGHDTIAISAVGTDGLGTETLAKFDSMNVHYVMPRVDFPTGTVNVTLDAAGIPTYEIKEGVAWDNIPFTPEIEEIAKTTRAVCFGSLAQRNKVSRETIQKFLDSTPMDCLKIFDINLRQHFYGKEIITNSLKQCNVLKINDDEIKIVADMFGWQGLSFEDTCWLLLGKYNLDIVVLTCGTNGSYVFAPNTLSFQETPKVEVADTVGAGDSFTGTFTAAILSGMPITEAHKIAVEASAFVCTKNGAMPILPQHILERVK is encoded by the coding sequence ATGAAACAAGTAATCGTAGGACTCGGCGAGGCACTCTGGGATTGCCTACCCGAAGGAAAGAAAATAGGTGGCGCACCTGCTAACTTTGCATTCCACGCAGGACAGTTCGGCCACGACACAATAGCCATCAGCGCAGTAGGTACTGATGGACTGGGAACAGAAACATTGGCGAAATTCGACTCTATGAACGTTCACTACGTGATGCCGAGAGTGGATTTCCCGACAGGAACCGTAAACGTTACGCTCGATGCCGCCGGTATTCCAACCTATGAAATCAAGGAAGGCGTGGCCTGGGACAATATTCCGTTCACTCCGGAAATAGAAGAGATTGCAAAGACCACACGTGCCGTTTGTTTTGGCTCGCTGGCGCAGCGCAACAAGGTTTCAAGAGAAACCATTCAGAAGTTCCTCGACTCCACCCCAATGGACTGTCTGAAGATTTTCGACATCAATCTTCGTCAGCATTTCTACGGCAAAGAAATTATCACAAATTCTTTGAAGCAATGCAATGTACTGAAAATAAACGACGATGAAATCAAAATCGTAGCCGATATGTTCGGTTGGCAGGGGTTGAGCTTCGAAGATACCTGCTGGCTTCTGCTCGGAAAGTACAACCTTGACATCGTGGTGCTCACTTGTGGTACAAACGGCTCCTATGTCTTTGCACCGAACACCCTCTCGTTTCAGGAAACGCCAAAGGTGGAAGTGGCCGACACAGTAGGTGCAGGCGACTCATTCACGGGTACATTCACGGCTGCCATACTCTCCGGTATGCCTATTACTGAAGCCCACAAGATCGCCGTTGAAGCCAGTGCCTTCGTATGCACAAAGAACGGTGCTATGCCCATTCTGCCACAACACATCCTCGAAAGAGTGAAGTAA